A window from Thiohalophilus sp. encodes these proteins:
- a CDS encoding AsmA family protein: MKKVILSLFALVVIAIAAAVFYVLTNLDAIVKDTIEKYGSEATQTAIRVDKVKIKLTEGDGAVYGLTVANPEGFELAHAISLGETAMGIDFKSIREEPYVINHITVRGPRVFFEVNANTKANLNELKKNLVMSQPAAKESSETEKSAAKQPRLIIRRITFEQGGIAAKVTPLNKDYELNLPNINMTDLGGSQGATPGELTREILQRLIDVTIDEIRKKGIDAELDKLKSEAREKVEEEKARLKDEADSKIDEEKKKAEDKLRRLLN, translated from the coding sequence ATGAAAAAAGTCATTCTCAGCCTTTTTGCTCTGGTAGTGATAGCGATTGCCGCTGCTGTCTTTTATGTTTTGACCAACCTTGATGCAATCGTCAAAGACACCATTGAGAAATACGGATCCGAGGCGACACAGACTGCCATCCGGGTGGACAAAGTCAAAATCAAGCTTACCGAGGGTGATGGGGCTGTCTATGGTCTGACCGTCGCCAATCCCGAAGGTTTTGAGTTGGCACATGCTATCTCCCTGGGTGAGACGGCGATGGGAATTGATTTCAAATCAATTCGTGAAGAGCCCTATGTGATTAACCATATTACTGTGCGGGGTCCCCGTGTTTTCTTCGAAGTCAACGCAAACACAAAAGCCAACCTGAATGAATTGAAGAAAAATCTCGTCATGAGTCAACCTGCCGCGAAGGAGAGTTCGGAAACAGAAAAGAGCGCTGCAAAGCAGCCACGGCTGATTATCCGACGAATTACGTTCGAGCAAGGCGGGATCGCCGCTAAAGTGACACCGCTCAACAAGGACTATGAGCTCAATCTCCCCAATATCAATATGACCGATCTCGGTGGCAGCCAGGGGGCAACGCCAGGTGAACTGACCCGGGAGATTTTGCAGCGGCTGATTGATGTCACAATAGATGAAATCAGGAAAAAAGGGATCGATGCCGAGCTGGATAAACTCAAATCCGAGGCCAGGGAAAAAGTAGAAGAAGAGAAAGCCAGGCTTAAAGACGAGGCGGATAGCAAGATCGACGAAGAGAAGAAAAAGGCGGAAGACAAGCTCAGGCGATTATTAAATTAG